From the genome of Lotus japonicus ecotype B-129 chromosome 6, LjGifu_v1.2, one region includes:
- the LOC130722363 gene encoding protein NUCLEAR FUSION DEFECTIVE 4-like, which yields MPSTTLKWLSLVAIIWFQAINGTNTDFPAYSSQLKELLSISQVHLNNLSFASDAGKLFGWFSGLASLYLPLWLVLVIGSILGLIGYGVQYLFITNHIASLSYWHVFLLTFLAGNSICWINTVCFVVAIRNFQSDSQVAVGLTSSYQGLSAKIYTNIVEAVSPHKKARTFLFLNSLIPVVFSLIAAPFVREIESTSSKNTSVGFAVMFVITIGTGIYAVMSSLQFVTSKTSSLGILIGLVVSLLLLLLVPVSVKMKELAGSCHKNWERLGVYYFTMEEGTNGERVKEGEHRIEVSEVGVMEEIGVKLMLRRVNFWLYFFVYLFGATIGLVFLNNLGQIAESRGCSATSSLVSLSSSFGFFGRLIPSLMDYLISRPASMVVAMAPISIAFFLLLNKTDISLYTSTAVIGVCTGAITSIAVSTTTELFGTKHFSVNHNVVVANIPIGSFLFGYSAALLYHKEGHEHVKCLGMKCYNHTFLIWGSVSLLGTVLALILHARTRKFYSQK from the exons ATGCCTTCTACTACTCTTAAATGGCTAAGCCTTGTGGCCATTATTTGGTTCCAAGCCATAAATGGGACAAACACCGATTTCCCTGCTTACTCTTCCCAGTTGAAGGAGCTTCTTTCTATTTCCCAAGTGCATCTCAATAACCTTTCTTTTGCCTCTGATGCAGGGAAACTTTTTGGCTGGTTTTCTGGCCTTGCTTCTCTTTACCTACCTCTCTGGCTTGTCCTCGTAATCGGTTCGATTCTCGGATTAATCGGCTATGGAGTGCAATATCTCTTCATAACAAACCACATTGCCTCTCTATCATATTGGCATGTtttcttgctaacttttctGGCTGGAAATAGCATTTGTTGGATCAACACAGTTTGCTTTGTTGTTGCCATAAGAAACTTTCAATCTGATAGTCAAGTTGCTGTGGGGTTAACAAGCAGTTACCAAGGACTAAGTGCAAAGATTTATACCAATATTGTTGAAGCTGTTTCTCCACACAAAAAAGCTAGAACCTTTCTCTTCCTGAACTCTCTCATACCAGTGGTATTTAGCTTAATAGCAGCTCCTTTTGTCAGAGAAATTGAATCCACAAGTTCCAAGAACACAAGTGTTGGGTTTGCTGTTATGTTTGTTATCACAATTGGCACTGGAATATATGCTGTGATGAGCAGCTTGCAATTTGTCACAAGCAAAACTTCCTCACTTGGAATCCTGATTGGTCTTGTAGTGTCCCTTCTCTTGCTTCTACTAGTCCCAGTTTCTGTGAAGATGAAGGAACTAGCAGGGTCATGTCACAAAAATTGGGAAAGACTTGGAGTCTACTATTTTACTATGGAGGAGGGTACTAATGGAGAGAGGGTGAAAGAGGGTGAACATAGAATAGAAGTTTCAGAGGTTGGTGTTATGGAGGAAATTGGAGTGAAATTAATGCTCAGAAGAGTAAATTTCTGGTTATATTTCTTTGTCTATCTTTTTGGAGCAACAAttggtttagtttttcttaatAACTTGGGACAAATAGCTGAATCCAGGGGTTGCTCTGCCACTTCATCTTTGGTGTCTCTATCTTCATCTTTTGGGTTCTTCGGCCGTCTCATACCGTCTCTCATGGATTACTT AATTTCAAGACCTGCCTCAATGGTGGTAGCGATGGCTCCAATATCAATTGCATTCTTCTTACTACTCAACAAAACAGACATTTCTCTATACACCAGCACTGCAGTGATTGGCGTGTGCACTGGAGCAATTACTTCCATAGCTGTTTCCACAACAACTGAGTTATTTGGAACCAAACATTTCTCAGTGAACCATAATGTGGTCGTGGCCAACATCCCCATTGGTTCTTTTCTATTTGGCTACTCAGCTGCACTTCTTTACCATAAGGAAGGGCATGAACATGTGAAATGCCTAGGCATGAAGTGCTACAATCACACTTTTCTCATCTGGGGCTCCGTTAGCTTGCTTGGAACTGTCTTGGCTTTGATTCTTCATGCGAGGACTCGCAAATTTTATTCACAGAAATAA